One segment of Acidobacteriota bacterium DNA contains the following:
- a CDS encoding RDD family protein, producing MQSSPSLPDESVSAIAQATPAARYAGFWIRVVSSLLDLVLIFIVQFPMRMLVGSMTTILGEDWQMPTPKIFFMNRIARIGMAILLVWLYRAGMESSHFQGTLGKLAVQIKVTDLEGNRISFERATGRHLAKFLSALSLGVGYLMVGFTLQKQGLHDRIAGTRVLYR from the coding sequence TTGCAATCTTCACCGAGCCTGCCTGATGAAAGTGTCTCTGCCATTGCTCAGGCAACGCCAGCCGCGCGCTATGCCGGCTTCTGGATTCGCGTAGTCTCTTCCTTGCTGGACCTCGTCCTGATATTCATTGTGCAATTCCCCATGCGCATGCTGGTCGGCTCGATGACTACGATCCTGGGTGAGGATTGGCAAATGCCGACGCCGAAGATCTTTTTCATGAACCGCATCGCCCGTATCGGCATGGCGATATTACTGGTGTGGCTCTATCGCGCGGGAATGGAAAGCTCTCATTTTCAAGGAACCTTGGGGAAACTGGCAGTCCAGATCAAAGTCACGGACCTGGAAGGCAACCGCATCTCTTTCGAACGAGCGACGGGAAGACACCTTGCCAAGTTTCTCTCTGCACTCAGCCTCGGAGTCGGGTACCTGATGGTAGGATTCACCCTGCAAAAACAAGGGTTACATGATCGAATAGCCGGCACCAGAGTGCTCTATCGCTGA
- the aroF gene encoding 3-deoxy-7-phosphoheptulonate synthase, translating into MLIVMRAQATEEQVRAVCEKVESLGYRAHSMPGAQRTAIGITGNKSEVDSGTLEEMPGVQEVIRVSKPYKLVSRDVKPDNTVIKFPGSPVTIGGVDLAIMAGPCGIESREQAFAIAERVALAGAQFFRGGAYKPRTSPYSFQGMGEAGLKIMAEIRDRFGLLIVTEAVDYESLDLVDKYADMIQIGARNMQNFSLLKRAGRARKPVLLKRGIAATLEEFLMAAEYIMSEGNYNVVLCERGVRTFADHTRNTLDLSVVPAVQRLSHLPIVVDPSHGTGKRNKVTPLSRAAVAVGADGLIIEVHHDPDRALSDGMQSLYPDQFDALMVQVRQIAAVLGRSVAEVGTPLAVAVSK; encoded by the coding sequence ATGCTGATTGTCATGCGGGCACAGGCCACGGAAGAGCAAGTCCGTGCAGTCTGTGAAAAGGTCGAATCTCTCGGATATCGCGCACACTCCATGCCGGGTGCGCAGCGCACCGCTATCGGAATCACGGGCAACAAAAGTGAAGTCGACTCGGGCACGCTGGAAGAAATGCCCGGTGTGCAGGAAGTGATACGGGTTTCGAAGCCCTATAAATTAGTCAGCCGCGACGTTAAGCCCGACAACACAGTCATCAAGTTTCCCGGCTCTCCGGTCACGATTGGAGGGGTGGATCTGGCGATCATGGCCGGTCCGTGCGGGATTGAGAGTCGCGAGCAGGCCTTTGCGATTGCGGAGCGAGTCGCTTTGGCCGGAGCACAATTCTTTCGCGGCGGTGCCTACAAACCGCGCACATCTCCGTACTCGTTTCAAGGAATGGGCGAAGCAGGCCTAAAGATTATGGCGGAAATCCGCGACCGCTTCGGCTTGCTGATTGTCACCGAAGCCGTGGACTACGAGTCGCTCGACCTGGTCGATAAGTATGCGGACATGATCCAGATCGGCGCCCGTAACATGCAGAATTTCTCGCTACTGAAACGCGCTGGACGTGCTCGAAAGCCAGTTTTGTTGAAGAGAGGTATTGCCGCGACGCTCGAAGAGTTTCTGATGGCCGCGGAGTACATCATGAGCGAAGGGAACTACAACGTTGTGCTGTGCGAGCGCGGCGTGCGGACGTTTGCCGATCACACGCGTAACACGCTCGACCTCAGCGTCGTGCCGGCTGTCCAACGACTGAGTCACTTGCCGATCGTCGTCGATCCAAGTCACGGAACGGGGAAGCGCAACAAGGTGACCCCGCTGTCCCGAGCTGCCGTTGCAGTGGGAGCCGATGGGCTGATTATCGAAGTGCATCATGATCCCGATCGCGCGTTGTCGGATGGGATGCAGTCGCTCTATCCGGATCAGTTCGACGCGCTCATGGTGCAGGTCAGGCAGATCGCTGCGGTTCTGGGACGGAGCGTTGCTGAAGTTGGAACTCCGTTAGCCGTCGCGGTGTCGAAGTAG
- the uvrC gene encoding excinuclease ABC subunit C, whose translation MDLPQKIRSLPTSPGVYLYKNAEGEVIYIGKAKNLRSRVSSYFHEGRWTDAKTGTLVREAVDVDYVVVANNKEALALENHLIKQKKPRFNILLRDDKTYPYVKLTLAERFPRVYVTRRLRKDGSAYYGPYFPANLAYRIVDLIHRNFMVPSCKVDLTRYHPRPCLQYYIKRCLGPCVQELTTPEIYGEAVRDVKLFLEGRQTDLVKSLRNRMAEAANAQEFERAAKLRDLVSTVEQLQEKQRIASVDGDDADVFGYHYENEMVAVNLFHMRGGKVLDRREFFWEELPESSASGSMDQEADSAPADQSATAATFSPGELFSALLKQLYLGQPYVPRNIYVPAEFEDREELEDVLSEQLAGEGGRATRVHITVPQRGDKRELVDLSGNNAKQSYDQRFRVMKPNARAIQEAFQDALALAELPKRIECFDISHIQGAETVASMVVWEDGKMKKSDYRKFIIKTVEGVDDFASMREVVTRRYKRLQEEKKPMPSLILIDGGLGQLHAAAQALEAIEIINQPLASIAKREEIIYVYGQEDDPVVLDHHSPVLHLVQMIRDEAHRFAVTFHRKRRQIRDRATELREIPGIGESTTRRLLERFGSLQAVKQADVAALSAVVTKTQAEAILDYFHKANVATGR comes from the coding sequence ATGGACCTCCCTCAGAAAATTCGTAGCCTGCCAACTTCTCCTGGGGTCTATCTCTACAAAAACGCCGAAGGCGAAGTGATTTACATCGGCAAGGCGAAGAACCTGCGTTCGCGGGTCAGTTCGTATTTTCACGAGGGCCGCTGGACCGATGCCAAGACCGGAACACTGGTGCGCGAAGCGGTGGACGTCGACTACGTAGTCGTCGCCAACAACAAGGAGGCGTTAGCCCTTGAGAATCACCTCATCAAGCAGAAGAAACCGCGCTTTAACATCCTGCTGCGCGACGACAAGACCTATCCTTACGTAAAGCTCACTCTCGCGGAACGCTTCCCTCGCGTGTATGTGACTCGTCGCCTCCGAAAAGATGGTAGCGCTTACTACGGGCCATACTTCCCCGCGAATCTTGCGTATCGGATCGTCGACCTGATCCACCGCAATTTCATGGTCCCGTCCTGCAAGGTGGATTTGACGCGCTACCATCCACGCCCATGTCTGCAGTACTACATCAAACGCTGCCTGGGTCCATGCGTGCAGGAACTGACGACGCCCGAGATCTACGGCGAAGCCGTACGAGATGTGAAACTTTTTCTCGAAGGACGGCAGACTGACCTGGTGAAGTCGCTGCGTAATCGCATGGCCGAAGCAGCAAACGCGCAGGAGTTCGAGCGCGCCGCCAAACTTCGTGACTTGGTCTCCACCGTCGAGCAACTACAAGAGAAACAACGCATCGCCAGCGTTGACGGCGATGATGCCGATGTCTTCGGATATCACTACGAAAACGAAATGGTCGCCGTAAATCTCTTCCACATGCGCGGTGGAAAAGTTCTCGATCGTCGGGAATTTTTCTGGGAAGAATTACCGGAATCCTCTGCCTCTGGGTCTATGGATCAGGAAGCAGACTCGGCTCCCGCTGATCAAAGTGCGACCGCTGCAACCTTCAGTCCCGGAGAGCTTTTCTCCGCCCTCCTCAAACAGCTGTACCTCGGACAGCCATATGTGCCGCGCAACATTTACGTTCCCGCTGAATTTGAGGACCGCGAAGAACTGGAAGATGTGCTCAGCGAACAACTCGCGGGCGAAGGTGGACGAGCGACACGTGTCCACATCACCGTCCCACAACGCGGCGACAAGCGCGAACTCGTGGACCTATCCGGCAACAACGCGAAACAATCCTACGATCAGCGTTTCCGCGTGATGAAGCCGAATGCGCGCGCCATCCAGGAAGCGTTTCAGGATGCACTCGCTCTAGCCGAACTCCCGAAGCGCATCGAATGTTTCGACATCTCACATATTCAAGGAGCAGAAACCGTAGCGTCGATGGTCGTATGGGAAGACGGCAAGATGAAGAAATCAGACTACAGAAAATTCATCATCAAGACGGTCGAAGGCGTGGATGATTTTGCTTCCATGCGGGAGGTCGTCACTCGCCGTTACAAGCGTCTGCAGGAAGAAAAGAAGCCGATGCCCAGCCTGATCCTGATCGACGGCGGCCTCGGACAACTGCACGCGGCCGCACAAGCGCTCGAAGCTATTGAGATTATCAACCAGCCGCTTGCATCCATTGCGAAACGCGAAGAGATCATCTACGTCTATGGGCAGGAAGACGACCCGGTCGTGCTCGATCACCACTCGCCCGTGTTGCATCTTGTACAGATGATCCGCGACGAGGCCCATCGCTTTGCCGTGACCTTCCATCGGAAACGCCGCCAGATCCGCGACCGCGCCACGGAACTAAGAGAAATTCCGGGCATCGGAGAATCCACCACACGTCGTTTGCTCGAGCGCTTCGGCAGTTTGCAGGCCGTGAAACAGGCAGACGTCGCGGCGTTATCCGCGGTGGTGACCAAGACACAGGCCGAAGCGATTCTGGATTATTTTCACAAAGCGAATGTGGCCACGGGTCGCTGA